In one Lycorma delicatula isolate Av1 chromosome 5, ASM4794821v1, whole genome shotgun sequence genomic region, the following are encoded:
- the LOC142325767 gene encoding high affinity cAMP-specific and IBMX-insensitive 3',5'-cyclic phosphodiesterase 8-like — translation MDQVISQLEKGADWNGKISWRSKNGEYITLHCRVMAFSEVGIEATHYIYMQENPHEPTICSCGSVPSVQKGSYDVKSINSEGLLRVYHLKQVANSFWLKKI, via the exons ATGGACCAAGTCATTAGTCAGCTTGAAAAAGGTGCAGACTGGAATGGTAAAATCAGCTGGAGATCTAAGAATGGAGAATATATCACATTGCACTGTCGAGTTATGGCGTTCAGTGAAGTTGGAAT tgaagCAACACATTATATATACATGCAAGAAAATCCTCATGAGCCTACAATTTGTTCTTGTGGAAGTGTTCCTTCTGTACAAAAAGGATCATATGACGTCAAATCTATCAATAGTGAAg gtttattAAGAGTTTACCATCTGAAACAAGTAGCCAACTCCTTCTggctgaagaaaatttaa
- the LOC142325490 gene encoding uncharacterized protein LOC142325490 — MEKKRFFVGNLPHEIDEDVIRSRFSKYGEVLSVELKFCYSGLDQNEIISTFAFVNLQGSQESLSACLKKLPRKKWLGKEITVEFAKESILNKLENERRAAKDNISGKTNDATKMPHSCFESNNGDLFENNEESVKIEDIKTSTLSKINFNSKSNSNILTKLENFSNVWKDCDEFSGRKITKFDDSSDFLTTVNERHENVFPKKIIGSKEKFNFLDSNKFSDIDKKK; from the exons ATGGAAAAGAAACGGTTTTTTGTTGGCAATCTGCCACATGAAATTGATGAAGATGTTATAAGAAGTCGCTTTTCTAAATATGGTGAAGTATTATCCGTTgaacttaaattttgttatagtgGTTTGGATCAAAATGAGATAATTTCTACGTTTGCTTTTGTAAATCTGCAAGGTTCTCAAGAGTCACTTTCAGCAT GTCTAAAAAAATTACCTAGAAAAAAGTGGCTTGGAAAAGAAATAACCGTAGAATTTGCAAAAGAGAGtatattgaataaattagaaaatgaaagaaGAGCTGCTAAGGATAACATTTCTGGAAAGACAAATGATGCAACTAAGATGCCACATAGTTGCTTTGAATCAAATAATggtgatttatttgaaaataatgaagagtCAGTAAAAATAGAAGATATTAAAACTTCtactttatctaaaattaattttaatagtaaaagtaacagtaatattctaacaaaactggaaaattttagtaatgtttggAAAGACTGTGATGAATTTAgtggaagaaaaattacaaaatttgatgaCAGTTCTGATTTTTTAACTACAGTTAATGAAAGACATGAAAATGTCttccctaaaaaaattattggttctaaagaaaaatttaactttcttgatagtaacaaattttcagatatagataaaaaaaaataa